From a region of the Roseivirga sp. 4D4 genome:
- a CDS encoding kelch repeat-containing protein: protein MAHLILIPFILLMGCVNSTNKEKSSVEQSSELSVRNAHSMAYHAKDSLTYLFGGADQEQVLSDLWVMEDTDWRKIETNDGPQPRTFAPLIYDSENDRLILFGGSKVLFGKTTDPQNLLNDTWQFKNKQWGKLITNNAPSPRAEAVMVYDESRNTVVLFGGYNIQDGKYIKLNDTWEFHDNDWHMISTAGPSERHGISMAYGPEDKSVILFGGSTIDKQYGESGGETWQWNGEAWVKLEISQPPGVFNAPMVYDEAEGKFIRFGGWNGKSRIDETWSFLNNEWNKIEMSISPSPRNHSAMVYDEKQKRTVLFGGHDGENVFGDTWIYADRKWKRISESRPIMRVKNGH, encoded by the coding sequence ATGGCGCACCTAATTCTAATTCCCTTCATTCTTTTGATGGGTTGTGTGAACAGCACCAATAAAGAGAAATCATCTGTTGAGCAGAGCAGCGAGTTGTCTGTAAGGAATGCTCATTCTATGGCTTATCATGCCAAAGACTCCCTCACATACCTTTTTGGCGGAGCCGACCAAGAGCAAGTGCTATCAGATTTATGGGTCATGGAAGATACTGATTGGCGGAAAATTGAAACAAATGATGGCCCTCAACCAAGAACTTTTGCTCCACTAATCTATGACAGCGAAAATGACCGGCTCATTCTGTTTGGAGGTAGCAAAGTCTTATTCGGAAAGACTACTGACCCTCAAAACCTTCTGAATGACACCTGGCAATTCAAGAATAAGCAATGGGGAAAACTCATTACAAATAATGCCCCATCACCGAGAGCTGAGGCTGTAATGGTATATGACGAAAGTCGAAATACAGTAGTCCTATTTGGTGGCTACAACATTCAAGACGGTAAGTATATTAAGCTGAATGATACATGGGAATTCCATGACAATGATTGGCATATGATTTCAACCGCAGGTCCATCTGAACGACATGGTATTTCTATGGCCTATGGTCCTGAAGACAAATCCGTTATTCTCTTTGGAGGCAGTACCATTGATAAACAATATGGCGAATCCGGTGGCGAAACCTGGCAATGGAATGGCGAAGCATGGGTCAAGCTTGAAATTAGTCAACCGCCAGGAGTGTTTAATGCACCCATGGTTTATGACGAAGCAGAGGGAAAATTCATACGCTTCGGTGGATGGAATGGTAAATCAAGGATTGATGAAACCTGGTCGTTCCTCAATAATGAATGGAATAAGATTGAAATGAGTATTAGTCCATCACCAAGAAACCACAGCGCCATGGTCTATGATGAAAAACAAAAAAGAACAGTGCTATTTGGCGGTCATGATGGAGAAAATGTATTTGGAGACACTTGGATATACGCTGATCGCAAATGGAAAAGAATCTCAGAATCCAGACCTATTATGAGAGTAAAGAATGGACATTAA
- a CDS encoding ComEC/Rec2 family competence protein: MIDFSTYPLLRLTFSFALGIVGFHYLGDSVFIPWYVLILALVAYSLLTIRSTFRYQSILASLAFFMLFGLGTQRLSYYKGESKPDHLLNQPEAIQAYKAVVSGPPQVKAKSVNCQLEVYKVLVDGAWRTADGIVNAYLDTLKGESLSYGDLLFVEGKPAKTLPPANPGEFDYRGYLVYNRIHHQHFIRDRFSVIGHRPTNWFVSKANFLRNESVKIINSLITEESARGIVLALVLGVKDDLQDDVIQAFSATGAMHVLAVSGLHVGIIYAIIFLLLKRLGLSKPKYKWWLAAISILTLWCYALLTGLSPSVLRAVTMFSFISVGQALSRHTNIYNTLAASALALLLYNPYLIMSVGFQLSYLAVFGIVYLQPRLYALIEVNHWLLDKVWAITCVSIAAQLATAPLSILYFHQFPSYFLLSNLFIIPAAFIILISGLLLLITSFISPLAAVLGWLVTEFILLVNGLVFWVSQLPGSTAKGIYISILDTWLIYGLLTCVILFFDRKRLVYLKYGLGLSLLFVVSQLWHFSKFASTKEFSVMAVSGSQVMDFRSGFKSHMISDSLFLSDTERQRFLLHPKRLLSGSTEKVADDGFELTMVSTPLGRLISFDRLRILCLDRNVLSGIESSTPIEVDWLILGKDVLQNLEELDGRIEFDELIIDPSNSWYTDQKLVEQAGQLKVKYHSVRQDGYYSRQWKNKNL, translated from the coding sequence TTGATTGATTTTTCTACTTACCCTCTCTTAAGACTTACATTTAGCTTTGCCTTAGGTATTGTCGGCTTTCATTATTTGGGAGATTCGGTATTTATTCCATGGTATGTCCTGATATTGGCTCTTGTCGCCTATAGCCTTCTGACAATAAGAAGTACTTTCAGATACCAGTCTATATTAGCTAGCCTGGCTTTTTTTATGCTCTTTGGATTGGGTACTCAACGCCTTTCTTACTACAAGGGCGAGTCCAAGCCAGATCATTTGTTAAATCAACCAGAAGCTATCCAAGCTTATAAGGCTGTCGTGTCAGGACCTCCCCAAGTCAAGGCAAAGAGTGTGAATTGTCAACTTGAGGTTTACAAGGTCTTAGTGGATGGGGCCTGGCGAACTGCCGATGGAATAGTCAATGCTTACTTGGACACACTTAAAGGAGAAAGTCTCAGCTATGGAGACTTACTTTTTGTTGAAGGAAAGCCCGCCAAAACCCTTCCACCAGCCAACCCTGGGGAGTTTGATTATCGTGGTTACTTAGTCTACAACAGAATTCATCATCAGCACTTTATCAGAGATCGGTTCAGTGTTATTGGTCACAGACCTACGAACTGGTTTGTAAGCAAAGCCAATTTTCTTAGAAATGAGAGCGTGAAAATCATCAATTCGCTCATTACTGAAGAAAGCGCCAGAGGAATTGTACTTGCATTGGTGTTAGGAGTTAAGGATGATCTTCAGGATGACGTCATTCAGGCATTTTCGGCTACCGGTGCCATGCACGTACTAGCCGTCTCTGGTCTGCATGTAGGAATTATCTACGCGATCATTTTTCTGTTGCTTAAGCGGCTTGGACTCTCCAAGCCAAAATACAAATGGTGGTTGGCAGCCATTAGTATCCTAACACTCTGGTGCTATGCACTGCTCACAGGGCTATCTCCATCTGTGCTTAGGGCGGTAACTATGTTCAGCTTTATTTCAGTGGGGCAGGCCCTCTCACGACACACTAATATTTATAATACCCTGGCCGCTTCGGCATTGGCACTATTGCTATATAATCCTTATCTGATCATGAGTGTAGGCTTCCAGTTGAGCTATTTGGCAGTTTTTGGGATCGTTTATTTACAGCCAAGATTATATGCGCTCATAGAAGTCAATCATTGGTTATTGGATAAGGTTTGGGCAATTACCTGTGTGTCCATTGCAGCTCAACTGGCCACAGCACCATTGAGTATACTTTACTTTCACCAGTTCCCATCTTACTTCTTGCTTTCGAACCTCTTCATTATTCCTGCTGCTTTCATCATCTTAATTTCAGGCCTTCTGTTATTGATCACTTCATTCATTTCGCCTTTAGCGGCAGTACTGGGTTGGCTGGTTACTGAGTTCATCTTGCTTGTAAACGGCTTGGTATTTTGGGTGAGTCAATTACCAGGTAGTACGGCCAAAGGCATCTATATATCGATTCTAGACACTTGGCTTATTTACGGCCTATTGACTTGTGTAATCTTATTTTTTGATAGGAAAAGGTTGGTCTACTTGAAGTATGGCCTAGGCTTGTCTCTGCTATTTGTAGTATCTCAGTTATGGCACTTTTCTAAATTTGCCTCTACTAAGGAGTTCAGTGTTATGGCGGTCTCAGGAAGTCAGGTGATGGACTTTCGAAGTGGCTTTAAATCTCACATGATTTCGGACTCTTTGTTTTTATCTGATACCGAAAGGCAGCGTTTTCTCCTGCACCCCAAAAGACTACTTTCAGGAAGTACGGAAAAAGTTGCTGATGATGGTTTTGAATTAACGATGGTTTCCACTCCTCTGGGACGTCTGATCAGCTTTGATAGACTGCGTATTCTTTGTTTGGATAGAAATGTGTTGAGTGGCATAGAATCATCGACTCCCATTGAAGTAGATTGGTTAATTTTAGGGAAAGATGTTCTGCAGAATCTAGAAGAACTGGATGGTAGGATTGAATTTGATGAACTCATTATTGACCCCAGTAACAGTTGGTATACCGATCAGAAGCTAGTGGAACAAGCAGGGCAATTGAAAGTAAAGTATCATTCAGTTCGTCAAGACGGATATTATAGTAGACAATGGAAGAACAAGAATTTGTGA
- a CDS encoding carboxypeptidase-like regulatory domain-containing protein, with amino-acid sequence MKRLILLAFISCLAMANTQEASAQVFSTKLKITVLNDLGNVVKDAKVTLYASEADYNKEVNPVQPYKLTDSKGRVTFKNLETKSYYVIVRKGDMDNSDGGEVISELSKGKVNKANIVISDGV; translated from the coding sequence ATGAAAAGATTGATCTTATTAGCCTTCATTTCTTGCTTGGCAATGGCGAATACGCAAGAAGCATCAGCACAAGTTTTCTCCACTAAATTGAAGATTACAGTGCTCAATGATCTAGGTAATGTGGTCAAGGATGCCAAGGTAACCCTTTATGCGAGCGAGGCAGACTACAACAAAGAAGTCAACCCGGTGCAGCCTTATAAGCTCACGGATAGTAAAGGAAGAGTGACCTTCAAGAATCTAGAGACAAAATCATACTATGTCATCGTTCGTAAAGGTGACATGGACAATTCAGATGGAGGGGAGGTTATCAGCGAATTGTCCAAGGGTAAAGTGAATAAGGCAAACATCGTGATATCGGATGGCGTCTGA
- a CDS encoding ATP-dependent DNA helicase RecQ, which yields MDQPIDILKHYWGFNTFRTLQEDIILSILDGHDTLALLPTGGGKSICFQVPAMAKDGLCLVISPLIALMKDQVYQLKERGISAIALHAGQSKREIDHALDNAVNSDLKFLYCSPERLKTEIFQARIKRVYETRGISMIAVDEAHCISQWGYDFRPAYLEIEKIRELLPDTPVMALTATATPKVRKDIQDKLAFKKPKVFTKSFARANLSYSVRFEEHKERKLLEALNRVGGSSVVYVSTRRHAKEIALMLSKQGISADFYHAGLTHQERSQRQEDWIHNRTRVVVSTNAFGMGIDKADVRLVAHMDLPGNLESYYQEAGRAGRDERKAFALIIANQKDIDDLRKKTEQSLPGIELIKDVYQMLGNHFQLANGSHPETSFDFDFQEFSKRFDRHPLEVFNALKALQEHGLIHLTEAFFSPSRLMFLLDQRKMYEFQVSNSGFDPIVKGLLRLYGGELYHQSIQIQETNMAALLGSSTDQVRDLLKSLAEREIVDYQKQKDQPQLTYLMPKQQIEKLPIDQKALEAKRRLKLAKMESVIAYVHERKRCRTELLLSYFGEEDYGQCGICDNCIENAKHRDDEKERQHYKTQILEKLHQSDQLNEEKLVEVLMPKDKELFLDLLAALIDHGDIHYDDFGHLIISRTHH from the coding sequence ATGGACCAACCGATTGATATACTTAAGCATTACTGGGGTTTCAACACCTTCAGGACCTTGCAAGAGGATATCATTCTGTCAATACTTGATGGTCATGATACCTTAGCGCTGTTACCAACCGGAGGTGGAAAATCTATTTGCTTTCAAGTGCCTGCCATGGCGAAAGATGGCCTTTGCTTAGTCATATCGCCTTTGATCGCTTTAATGAAAGATCAGGTCTATCAATTAAAGGAACGTGGAATTTCGGCAATTGCACTTCATGCCGGACAGTCGAAAAGGGAGATTGATCATGCTTTGGATAATGCAGTGAATTCAGACCTGAAATTTCTTTACTGTTCCCCAGAACGCTTAAAGACAGAGATATTTCAGGCCAGAATCAAAAGAGTGTATGAAACTCGTGGTATTTCCATGATTGCAGTGGACGAGGCCCATTGTATTTCACAATGGGGTTATGATTTCCGGCCAGCCTATTTAGAAATTGAAAAAATTCGTGAGCTTTTACCTGATACTCCGGTGATGGCACTCACCGCTACAGCCACACCAAAGGTTAGAAAGGATATTCAAGACAAACTGGCCTTCAAAAAGCCAAAAGTCTTCACAAAGAGTTTCGCCAGAGCAAACCTGTCTTATTCGGTTCGTTTCGAAGAGCACAAAGAGCGAAAGTTACTGGAAGCACTGAATAGAGTAGGCGGTTCATCAGTGGTATATGTGTCCACTCGAAGGCATGCCAAGGAAATCGCTTTAATGTTAAGCAAGCAGGGCATATCAGCAGATTTTTATCATGCTGGCCTTACTCATCAAGAGCGAAGCCAAAGGCAAGAAGATTGGATTCATAACCGTACGCGCGTTGTGGTTTCTACCAACGCTTTCGGTATGGGTATTGATAAGGCAGATGTACGTTTAGTAGCTCATATGGATTTGCCAGGTAATCTGGAATCCTACTATCAAGAGGCAGGGAGAGCTGGAAGAGATGAACGAAAAGCCTTTGCCTTGATCATCGCCAACCAAAAGGATATTGATGACCTCAGAAAGAAAACTGAGCAGTCCTTACCAGGTATAGAGTTGATCAAAGATGTCTATCAGATGCTCGGTAACCATTTTCAGTTGGCCAATGGAAGCCATCCCGAGACGAGTTTTGATTTTGATTTTCAAGAATTCTCAAAGCGCTTCGACCGGCATCCACTAGAGGTGTTTAATGCTTTGAAGGCTTTGCAAGAACATGGCCTGATCCACTTAACGGAAGCCTTTTTCAGTCCTTCCCGATTGATGTTTTTACTCGATCAGCGAAAGATGTATGAGTTTCAGGTTTCAAATTCTGGTTTTGATCCCATTGTTAAAGGACTCTTGCGCCTATATGGTGGGGAGCTCTATCATCAAAGCATCCAAATCCAGGAAACCAACATGGCAGCCCTCTTGGGTTCTTCGACCGATCAAGTGCGTGATTTATTGAAGTCGCTGGCCGAGCGAGAAATAGTAGATTATCAAAAACAGAAAGACCAACCCCAGCTGACCTATTTGATGCCAAAGCAGCAAATTGAAAAATTGCCAATCGATCAGAAAGCCCTCGAAGCAAAACGAAGGCTCAAATTGGCTAAAATGGAGTCAGTCATTGCCTATGTTCATGAACGAAAGCGATGTAGAACTGAACTCCTACTATCGTACTTTGGAGAAGAAGATTATGGTCAGTGCGGAATTTGTGACAACTGTATTGAGAATGCGAAGCACCGTGATGATGAAAAGGAGCGACAACATTACAAAACACAAATCCTAGAAAAGCTACATCAGTCTGATCAATTAAATGAGGAGAAGTTGGTGGAGGTCCTAATGCCTAAGGATAAGGAATTATTTCTGGACCTCTTGGCCGCACTAATCGATCATGGAGATATCCATTACGATGATTTTGGGCATTTAATTATCTCAAGAACTCATCATTAG
- a CDS encoding GNAT family N-acetyltransferase, translating to MIRVKKVETDQELKEAFKVREVVFIDEQECPPEEEFDGFDDESIHFIAYISGEPVGTSRYRTTDKGVKLERFAVLKEHRGNGVGKRLVQTALGQIETTIEPGTLLYLHAQVDAMPLYARYGFQKEGEMFMEAGIKHFLMKKTL from the coding sequence GTGATAAGAGTAAAAAAAGTTGAGACTGACCAAGAGCTAAAAGAAGCTTTTAAGGTAAGAGAAGTAGTATTCATTGATGAGCAGGAATGCCCTCCGGAGGAGGAATTTGACGGCTTTGACGATGAGTCAATTCATTTTATAGCCTATATCTCTGGAGAACCTGTAGGCACCAGCCGTTACCGTACTACAGATAAAGGCGTGAAGCTAGAACGCTTTGCCGTCCTTAAAGAACACCGTGGCAATGGGGTCGGGAAACGCTTAGTGCAGACCGCACTGGGCCAAATTGAAACTACGATCGAACCGGGAACGCTACTCTACTTGCATGCCCAGGTTGATGCCATGCCGCTTTATGCGAGATATGGCTTCCAGAAAGAAGGCGAAATGTTTATGGAAGCAGGTATTAAGCACTTTCTGATGAAGAAGACACTTTGA
- a CDS encoding putative quinol monooxygenase: MLIRVVRMTFRAEERQNFLSLFDQKKEKIRHFPGCSHLELLEDYNDPNVFSTYSYWEDESALNAYRHSDLFAEVWANTKNKFAAKPIAFSLKKFIQVD; this comes from the coding sequence ATGCTAATTCGAGTGGTTCGTATGACCTTTAGGGCGGAAGAAAGACAGAACTTTCTTAGTCTCTTCGATCAAAAGAAGGAAAAAATCAGGCATTTTCCTGGCTGTAGCCATTTGGAACTTCTCGAAGATTACAATGACCCCAACGTATTTTCTACTTACAGTTATTGGGAAGATGAAAGTGCCCTGAATGCTTATAGACACTCAGATTTGTTTGCCGAAGTATGGGCGAATACGAAGAACAAGTTTGCCGCAAAACCGATCGCTTTTTCGCTGAAAAAATTCATCCAAGTCGATTGA
- a CDS encoding S-adenosyl-l-methionine hydroxide adenosyltransferase family protein, producing the protein MTLITFTSDFGLSDHYVAFTKAGILKAYPEAQIIDISHQVKPFDLAHMSHVLQSTFREFPKGTIHLIGNESNQKPASYIIALIEEHVFVGANNGVMSLVSEKAPTEIYEISLEADEGFSKLSTITAKLAMGESAGSFGGPCENFVQYMARKARATKKEIAGHVIHVDHYGNLMTNIERTDFDILSRNRSYRITFGRDVANQVNSQISDVEPGEVFFTFNSNGRLMLGINQGHGAQLLGLEYDSPIIIQFED; encoded by the coding sequence ATGACCCTTATCACTTTTACATCAGATTTTGGCTTAAGTGACCATTACGTGGCGTTTACAAAGGCGGGCATCCTAAAAGCGTACCCTGAGGCGCAGATTATCGACATCAGCCATCAGGTCAAGCCTTTCGATCTAGCACACATGTCTCATGTGTTACAATCGACTTTTCGTGAGTTTCCCAAAGGAACAATTCACTTGATCGGCAACGAGAGTAATCAAAAACCCGCCTCTTACATCATTGCTCTTATAGAAGAACATGTTTTTGTAGGTGCCAATAATGGTGTGATGAGTTTAGTTAGTGAAAAGGCTCCAACCGAAATCTACGAGATTAGCCTGGAAGCTGACGAAGGCTTTTCCAAGCTTTCAACCATTACCGCCAAATTAGCCATGGGAGAATCGGCTGGATCATTTGGTGGGCCTTGCGAAAACTTTGTTCAATATATGGCGCGAAAAGCGCGTGCTACCAAGAAGGAAATTGCCGGCCATGTTATTCATGTGGATCATTACGGCAACCTAATGACCAATATTGAAAGGACCGACTTTGATATCCTAAGTCGAAATAGGTCTTATCGGATCACTTTTGGCAGGGATGTCGCTAACCAGGTCAACAGTCAAATTTCCGATGTCGAACCAGGAGAAGTTTTCTTCACCTTTAATTCCAACGGCCGATTAATGCTGGGTATCAATCAAGGCCATGGCGCTCAACTATTAGGACTGGAATATGATAGTCCTATCATCATACAATTTGAAGACTGA
- a CDS encoding NUDIX hydrolase, protein MASEARRLLRQELDAYNSPFEVEDGFRERMIDLLTYPNCFERSLLHAHFTASAWVVDEAFEQGLLLHHAKLDKWLQLGGHADGVEDLRLVAQKELEEESGLKLAKFYSKKIFDIDIHTIPERKGVPEHDHYDVRFLFVGDTSEPIQRNHESMDVAWKGFEAIPALCSGNDSILRMINKCETIRTKM, encoded by the coding sequence ATGGCGTCTGAGGCTAGACGACTTTTAAGACAGGAATTAGACGCTTATAATAGTCCGTTCGAGGTGGAGGATGGTTTTCGTGAGCGAATGATTGATTTGCTGACCTACCCCAACTGCTTTGAGAGAAGCTTGCTTCATGCCCACTTCACGGCTTCGGCTTGGGTGGTGGATGAAGCGTTCGAACAAGGACTTTTGCTACACCACGCTAAGTTGGATAAATGGCTTCAATTAGGAGGGCATGCCGATGGTGTCGAAGACCTAAGACTTGTCGCCCAAAAGGAGTTGGAAGAAGAATCTGGTTTGAAACTGGCCAAGTTCTATTCAAAGAAGATTTTTGACATTGATATTCATACCATTCCGGAAAGAAAGGGCGTTCCAGAACATGATCATTACGATGTAAGGTTCTTGTTTGTTGGAGACACCAGCGAACCTATTCAAAGGAATCACGAATCAATGGATGTTGCATGGAAAGGCTTTGAAGCCATACCGGCTTTATGCAGTGGCAACGACTCTATTTTGAGAATGATCAATAAATGTGAAACAATAAGGACAAAAATGTGA
- a CDS encoding PhoH family protein — translation MVEKLITLENMAMVDFLGVGNRNIKEVASAFPKSKIVSRGNEILIKGNASEIIQINDVIHALIQHYHKYGKITRDNVEAYIKRESEYMAADSSDDTLVYGTRGAGIKPKTANQRALVKAVKDNDLVFAIGPAGSGKTFISVAMAVRALKNKEVQKIIITRPAVEAGENLGFLPGDLQEKIDPYLRPIYDALGDMIPMEKLKNYQEHNIIEIAPLAYMRGRTLNNAFVLLDEAQNTTAMQMKMFLTRMGPNSKVIVTGDRSQVDLPHHQKSGLSESVRLLSNVKGIATVELTTKDVVRHKLVKDIINAYDKEQPKSDKSKKS, via the coding sequence TTGGTAGAAAAGCTCATCACACTTGAAAACATGGCTATGGTAGATTTCCTCGGTGTTGGGAATCGAAATATAAAGGAGGTAGCCTCAGCATTTCCCAAGAGCAAAATTGTGTCTCGTGGAAATGAAATTCTAATAAAAGGGAATGCATCGGAGATCATTCAAATCAATGACGTGATTCATGCCCTGATACAACACTATCATAAATACGGAAAGATTACCCGCGATAATGTGGAGGCTTATATTAAGCGTGAGTCGGAATATATGGCTGCAGATAGCAGTGATGATACCTTGGTATATGGAACCAGGGGTGCAGGTATCAAACCAAAAACAGCCAATCAACGTGCCTTGGTTAAGGCAGTTAAGGATAATGATTTGGTTTTTGCGATAGGACCAGCTGGATCAGGGAAAACCTTTATTTCTGTGGCCATGGCCGTGCGTGCTTTGAAGAACAAAGAGGTACAGAAGATTATCATTACGCGTCCTGCTGTGGAAGCTGGTGAAAACCTTGGCTTTCTTCCAGGCGATCTTCAGGAGAAAATCGATCCTTATTTAAGGCCTATTTATGATGCCTTGGGAGATATGATCCCCATGGAAAAGCTCAAGAATTATCAGGAGCATAATATCATCGAAATAGCTCCTTTGGCTTACATGCGTGGACGGACATTGAACAATGCCTTTGTGTTGTTGGATGAGGCGCAGAACACCACGGCCATGCAAATGAAGATGTTCCTGACCAGAATGGGGCCAAACTCTAAGGTGATTGTGACTGGTGATCGCTCGCAGGTGGATTTACCCCACCATCAAAAGTCGGGACTGTCTGAGTCTGTCAGACTGTTAAGTAACGTAAAGGGGATAGCCACCGTTGAATTAACCACTAAAGATGTGGTGCGACATAAGCTGGTAAAAGATATTATAAACGCATACGACAAAGAACAACCGAAAAGTGATAAGAGTAAAAAAAGTTGA
- a CDS encoding enoyl-CoA hydratase/isomerase family protein — MEEQEFVTYAVADQIATITLNRPEKRNALNAKVVTELKEAFAQAAQDTEAKVIVLAAAGDAFCAGADLAYLQELQQNTYEENLADSNHLKELFYQIYTHPKVVIASIQGHAIAGGSGLAAVCDFSFAAPHAKFGYTEVRIGFIPAIVMVFLLRKIGEGKSKSLLLSGELIDAQKAKDLGMVNEVVAPEELEERVKTFASKLARKNSGQSMAATKQMIAQVQAMSLEDGLNYAAEQNALARATEDCQKGIANFLNKQQ, encoded by the coding sequence ATGGAAGAACAAGAATTTGTGACCTATGCCGTAGCTGATCAAATCGCTACCATCACATTAAACAGACCAGAAAAACGGAATGCTCTAAATGCAAAAGTAGTCACAGAACTTAAGGAAGCTTTTGCACAGGCTGCTCAAGACACTGAGGCCAAAGTAATTGTATTGGCTGCGGCAGGAGATGCATTTTGTGCTGGAGCTGACCTGGCCTATTTACAAGAGTTACAGCAAAACACCTATGAAGAAAACCTTGCAGATTCAAACCACCTCAAAGAACTCTTCTATCAAATCTATACTCATCCTAAAGTAGTTATTGCCAGTATCCAAGGCCATGCCATTGCAGGTGGAAGCGGACTAGCAGCAGTGTGTGATTTTTCCTTTGCTGCACCGCATGCGAAATTCGGTTACACCGAGGTAAGGATTGGGTTTATTCCGGCCATTGTTATGGTGTTCTTGTTAAGAAAGATCGGGGAGGGTAAGTCCAAAAGTCTACTGCTTTCAGGGGAGCTAATCGATGCTCAAAAAGCAAAAGACCTGGGCATGGTGAATGAAGTGGTTGCACCCGAAGAATTGGAAGAAAGAGTAAAGACCTTCGCCTCAAAACTAGCTAGAAAGAACTCCGGTCAATCCATGGCAGCTACCAAACAAATGATCGCCCAAGTGCAAGCCATGAGTCTGGAAGATGGACTGAACTACGCAGCCGAACAAAATGCGCTGGCCAGAGCCACAGAGGATTGTCAAAAAGGGATAGCCAATTTCCTGAATAAACAGCAATAA